One window from the genome of Microcebus murinus isolate Inina chromosome X, M.murinus_Inina_mat1.0, whole genome shotgun sequence encodes:
- the PSMD10 gene encoding 26S proteasome non-ATPase regulatory subunit 10 isoform X1 translates to MEGCVSNLLVCNLAYSGKLEELKERILADKSLATRTDQDSRTALHWACSAGHTEIVEFLLQLGVPVNDKDDAGWSPLHIAASAGRDEIVKALLGKGAQVNAVNQNGCTPLHYAASKNRHEIAVMLLEGGANPDAKDHYEATAMHRAAAKGNLKMIHILLYYKASTNIQDTEGNTPLHLACDEERVEEAKLLVSHGASIYIENKEEKTPLQVAKGGLGLILKRMVEG, encoded by the exons ATGGAGGGGTGTGTGTCTAACCTATTGGTGTGCAATCTGGCCTACAGCGGGAAGCTAGAGGAGTTGAAGGAGAGGATCCTGGCCGATAAATCCCTGGCTACTAGAACTGACCAG GACAGCAGAACTGCCTTGCATTGGGCATGCTCAGCCGGACATACAGAAATTGTTGAATTCTTGTTGCAGCTTGGTGTGCCAGTGAATGATAAAGATGAT GCAGGTTGGTCTCCTCTTCATATTGCTGCTTCTGCTGGCCGGGATGAGATTGTAAAAGCCCTTCTGGGAAAAGGTGCTCAAGTGAATGCTGTCAATCAAAATGGCTGTACTCCCCTACATTATGCAGCTTCCAAAAACAGACATGAG aTTGCTGTCATGTTGCTGGAAGGTGGCGCTAATCCAGATGCTAAGGACCATTACGAGGCTACAGCAATGCACCGGGCAGCAGCCAAGGGTAACTTGAAGATGATTCATATCCTTCTGTACTACAAAGCATCCACAAACATCCAAGACACTGAGGGTAACACTCCTTT GCACTTAGCCTGTGATGAGGAGAGAGTGGAAGAAGCAAAACTGCTGGTATCCCACGGAGCAAGTATTTACAttgagaataaagaagaaaagacaccCCTGCAAGTGGCCAAAGGTGGCCTGGGTTTAATACTCAAGAGAATGGTAGAAGGTTAA
- the PSMD10 gene encoding 26S proteasome non-ATPase regulatory subunit 10 isoform X2 yields MEGCVSNLLVCNLAYSGKLEELKERILADKSLATRTDQDSRTALHWACSAGHTEIVEFLLQLGVPVNDKDDAGWSPLHIAASAGRDEIVKALLGKGAQVNAVNQNGCTPLHYAASKNRHEIAVMLLEGGANPDAKDHYEATAMHRAAAKGT; encoded by the exons ATGGAGGGGTGTGTGTCTAACCTATTGGTGTGCAATCTGGCCTACAGCGGGAAGCTAGAGGAGTTGAAGGAGAGGATCCTGGCCGATAAATCCCTGGCTACTAGAACTGACCAG GACAGCAGAACTGCCTTGCATTGGGCATGCTCAGCCGGACATACAGAAATTGTTGAATTCTTGTTGCAGCTTGGTGTGCCAGTGAATGATAAAGATGAT GCAGGTTGGTCTCCTCTTCATATTGCTGCTTCTGCTGGCCGGGATGAGATTGTAAAAGCCCTTCTGGGAAAAGGTGCTCAAGTGAATGCTGTCAATCAAAATGGCTGTACTCCCCTACATTATGCAGCTTCCAAAAACAGACATGAG aTTGCTGTCATGTTGCTGGAAGGTGGCGCTAATCCAGATGCTAAGGACCATTACGAGGCTACAGCAATGCACCGGGCAGCAGCCAAGG GCACTTAG